A stretch of Verrucomicrobiota bacterium DNA encodes these proteins:
- a CDS encoding NAD(P)-binding domain-containing protein gives MNPLARYTHWLHSQWPSGKTEKAPAIKENGTCNVPGVRIVGDLTGVPLLKFSADTGAKAVDGILAEPDFQKGGGGQGVIDLAIIGAGVSGISAAIEAKKAGLRYQLLEAAEAFSTIKNFPRKKPIFTYPTGMVPAGEMRFRSEVKEALIEELETQRAEHGIETTPAAILKVTRSGGLLHLERKGEAPLRAQRVIIAIGRTGNFRKLNVPGENLDKVSNRLIDASKFGGKKILVVGGGDSALEAAISLAEEGATVDVSYRKADFARAKPDNVEKLQAMADQGQVTLHLPTNVQDISATQVTLCGPDGCDTVLENDYVFTLIGREAPLDFFRKSGIHITGDRTPQFWISITFAFLFSFWIYHWKKGGKLPFDGQLPSWLLPDFGKFFAFLGGQSSLFAGVVHAAVKDPGFYYSLAYCSCVLVFGIRRIKRRQTPYVKLQTLTLTLIQWIPLFLLPYFFFPYLGALGAFTNGGFGEWFGMTFLSNGPETEPTAYWRSFGFILAWPLFVFNLFTDQPIWGWLILGFLQTFVVIPFLVWRWGKGAYCGWVCSCGALAETMGDAHRHKMPHGPFWNKLNMVGQTALAFAFVILGIRIAGWIFPSTGWNEAFTTLLYTLPIANYAYLVDLWLAGVLGVAFYFHFSGRVWCRFACPLAALMHIYAKFTRFRIFAEKEKCISCNACTSVCHQGIDIMNFANKGRPMEDPECVRCSACVQTCPTGVLQFGRYTDSARSQIQFDTLPASPVLMAEKKP, from the coding sequence GTGAATCCGCTCGCCCGCTACACCCATTGGCTGCACTCACAATGGCCTTCGGGCAAAACAGAAAAAGCCCCAGCCATCAAAGAAAACGGCACCTGTAATGTGCCCGGCGTCCGGATTGTGGGCGACCTGACCGGCGTGCCCCTTCTGAAATTCTCAGCCGACACGGGGGCCAAAGCAGTCGATGGCATCTTGGCCGAACCGGACTTCCAGAAAGGCGGCGGCGGCCAGGGCGTCATCGATCTCGCCATCATCGGAGCCGGGGTCTCCGGGATCTCGGCTGCCATCGAAGCCAAAAAGGCCGGCTTGCGCTACCAGCTTCTGGAAGCGGCCGAAGCCTTCTCCACTATCAAGAACTTCCCTCGGAAAAAGCCCATCTTCACCTACCCCACCGGCATGGTCCCGGCGGGCGAAATGCGCTTTCGCTCCGAAGTGAAAGAAGCCCTCATCGAAGAACTGGAAACCCAGCGGGCAGAACACGGCATCGAAACCACCCCGGCCGCCATCCTGAAAGTCACTCGCTCTGGCGGGCTGCTCCACCTGGAGCGCAAGGGCGAAGCGCCGCTCCGCGCGCAGCGGGTCATCATCGCGATCGGTCGCACGGGCAACTTCCGCAAGCTGAACGTCCCGGGGGAAAACCTCGACAAAGTCTCCAACCGTCTCATCGATGCCTCGAAGTTCGGGGGCAAAAAGATCCTCGTAGTCGGCGGGGGCGACTCCGCCCTCGAAGCCGCCATCTCGCTGGCCGAAGAAGGGGCCACCGTGGATGTCTCTTACCGCAAGGCGGACTTCGCCCGAGCCAAACCGGACAACGTCGAGAAGCTGCAAGCCATGGCCGACCAAGGCCAAGTCACCCTCCATCTCCCCACCAACGTCCAAGACATCTCTGCCACCCAAGTCACCCTCTGCGGCCCGGATGGCTGCGACACCGTCTTGGAGAACGACTACGTCTTCACCCTCATCGGGCGAGAAGCGCCGCTCGATTTCTTCCGCAAATCGGGCATCCACATCACGGGCGACCGCACGCCGCAGTTCTGGATCAGCATCACCTTCGCCTTCCTCTTCAGCTTCTGGATCTACCACTGGAAGAAAGGCGGAAAACTCCCCTTCGATGGACAGCTCCCCTCATGGCTCCTGCCCGACTTTGGAAAGTTCTTTGCCTTTCTAGGCGGACAAAGCTCCCTCTTCGCGGGCGTCGTCCACGCCGCCGTCAAGGACCCAGGTTTCTACTACTCCCTCGCCTACTGCAGCTGCGTCCTCGTCTTCGGGATTCGCCGGATCAAGCGTCGCCAGACCCCCTACGTCAAACTCCAGACCCTCACCCTGACCCTTATCCAGTGGATCCCCCTCTTCCTGCTACCCTACTTCTTCTTCCCCTACCTCGGGGCGCTCGGGGCCTTCACCAATGGAGGCTTTGGCGAATGGTTCGGGATGACCTTTCTCTCCAATGGGCCCGAAACCGAGCCCACCGCCTACTGGCGCTCCTTCGGATTCATCCTGGCGTGGCCCCTCTTCGTCTTCAATCTCTTCACGGACCAGCCCATCTGGGGCTGGCTCATCCTCGGCTTCCTCCAGACCTTCGTCGTCATCCCCTTCCTGGTCTGGCGCTGGGGGAAAGGAGCCTACTGCGGTTGGGTCTGCTCCTGCGGCGCGCTCGCAGAAACCATGGGGGATGCCCATCGCCACAAAATGCCCCACGGCCCCTTTTGGAACAAACTGAACATGGTCGGCCAAACCGCCCTCGCCTTCGCCTTTGTCATCCTCGGGATCCGCATCGCCGGCTGGATCTTCCCCAGCACGGGCTGGAACGAAGCCTTCACCACCCTGCTCTACACTCTCCCGATCGCGAATTACGCCTACCTCGTCGACCTCTGGCTGGCTGGCGTCCTCGGGGTGGCCTTTTACTTTCACTTCTCGGGCCGCGTCTGGTGTCGCTTCGCCTGCCCCCTCGCGGCCCTCATGCACATCTACGCCAAGTTCACCCGTTTCCGAATCTTCGCCGAAAAAGAGAAATGCATCTCCTGCAATGCCTGCACCAGCGTCTGCCATCAGGGGATCGACATCATGAACTTCGCCAACAAGGGCCGCCCCATGGAGGACCCGGAATGCGTTCGTTGTTCGGCCTGCGTGCAAACTTGCCCGACCGGCGTGCTCCAATTTGGTCGCTACACTGACAGCGCCCGCAGCCAAATTCAATTCGACACCCTCCCCGCCTCCCCCGTCCTGATGGCCGAAAAGAAACCGTGA
- a CDS encoding DUF1080 domain-containing protein, producing the protein MKRRFCLGLLLLAAKSLAAEEVPAFLGDWEGGFLDPPRESEWALNPSLVAQVVGLGEGQYEVQLLNVFERRAHPYVRARTRSIEGALSVEQAGWKFRITADSFVGSKQVKEEDQERELPFSLAKVVRPSPTLGQEAPLGGEVLLGEGGGLEKWWHGEGQAPTWRVLPGGVVEVLPRGEENPEGGDLLTRKSFRDCAVHLEFRLPYSPDRRGQKRNNSGLFFPGGYEVQILDSYGFEAGWTECGSLYRVSPPKVNRSRPPGEWQTYEVTFRSAVYDEEGELRAAPVMTVDHNGERIHLEQELFEITQFREVNRKKPHPEGPGPLKLQDHGDRVQFRNFWVQELPVRDFE; encoded by the coding sequence ATGAAAAGGCGTTTTTGCTTGGGGCTTCTCTTGCTGGCGGCCAAGTCCCTGGCGGCTGAAGAGGTGCCCGCGTTCTTAGGCGATTGGGAGGGAGGCTTTTTGGATCCACCCCGTGAGAGCGAGTGGGCCCTCAATCCCAGTCTGGTGGCCCAGGTGGTGGGTTTGGGGGAGGGGCAATATGAGGTGCAGCTTTTGAATGTCTTTGAACGACGGGCGCATCCCTATGTGCGGGCCCGGACCCGCTCGATCGAAGGAGCGCTTTCGGTGGAGCAAGCTGGCTGGAAGTTCCGGATTACGGCCGATTCTTTTGTAGGGAGCAAGCAGGTGAAAGAGGAGGACCAAGAGAGAGAGCTGCCCTTTTCGCTCGCGAAGGTGGTGCGCCCCTCCCCGACCTTAGGCCAGGAGGCACCGCTTGGGGGGGAGGTCTTGTTGGGTGAGGGTGGGGGGCTGGAGAAATGGTGGCATGGCGAGGGCCAAGCCCCGACCTGGAGAGTCTTGCCCGGGGGCGTGGTCGAGGTTCTTCCGCGCGGGGAGGAGAATCCTGAGGGTGGGGATCTTTTGACCCGAAAGAGCTTTCGGGATTGCGCGGTCCATCTGGAGTTCCGTCTGCCCTACTCGCCCGATCGGCGGGGCCAGAAGCGGAACAATTCGGGGCTGTTTTTCCCAGGGGGCTATGAAGTGCAGATTTTGGATTCCTATGGCTTTGAGGCGGGGTGGACGGAATGTGGCTCGCTTTATCGGGTTTCGCCTCCGAAGGTCAATCGCTCCCGCCCGCCGGGAGAGTGGCAGACCTATGAGGTGACCTTTCGCTCAGCGGTTTACGATGAGGAGGGAGAGCTGCGAGCGGCTCCGGTCATGACTGTCGATCACAATGGAGAGCGGATTCACCTGGAGCAGGAGCTTTTTGAAATCACCCAGTTCCGGGAGGTGAATCGGAAAAAGCCTCATCCAGAGGGACCAGGTCCTCTCAAGCTCCAGGATCACGGGGACCGGGTCCAGTTCCGCAATTTCTGGGTGCAGGAGTTGCCCGTAAGGGATTTCGAGTGA
- a CDS encoding phosphoenolpyruvate carboxylase, whose amino-acid sequence MVSSSTRIVDPSKLQEDFHFLLDCFLEVLRESGDAPLADQLDRTLGRGEGGGESVSTERLVQAHSIAFQLLSMVEENASMQFRRRIEVDRGLTDAPALWGHTFQRLKNKGLTDEQIAQVLPEVRVELVLTAHPTEAKRASVLDHHRNLYLLLVKRENKMWTPDEQAAIREEVKTQLSILWRTGEVYLVKPDLASERSNVLRYLRHVFPTVLTQLDIRMRQAWQSVGGDPETLRNPGCLPQLRFGTWVGGDRDGHPLVTAQVTRKTLRDLRLNALLLLHGQLGDLARRLSLSGDLQPPPKRLLARIEELKQEIGKAGTAAFERNLGEPWRQLLSLMVTRLPLQPHRTRPDELFHDAQHYTFASEAAADLELLYQSLVEVGIPRIADETVRPILRSLQTFGFHLAVLDIRQNSAFHDQAVQQLLEAAGEEDCDFPNWSEEKRLAFLNRELGKARPFTRPGMSLGPQASAVIDCYRVLVDTLKSEGPAGLGSLIISMTRCTSDLLAVYLLAREVGLLEMSEQGPRCLLPVVPLFETIEDLQSAPGILEPFLAHPVTKNTLDRQRWPRPESDPVQQVMVGYSDSNKDGGIFASLWNLYRSQFRLAELGREHGVRIRFFHGRGGTISRGAGPTHRFIEALPWNAVQGDLRMTEQGETIAQKYANQGTAAYNLELLTAGASRATLFEKHLAEPTHPLDETMDWLAERSRTAYSSLLHQEGFVPYFRQATPIDVIENSRIGSRPSRRTGQASLADLRAIPWVFSWGQARVILSGWYGIGTSLAALQQDQPKAFARIREESDWAPLRYILSNTTAAILMTDRVIMQAYAELVEESGLRERFLTLIESEHDLTVRMLEAVYGCSIQERRPNIHALMQARRVGLHRLHHEQIALLRDWRGCRPEEEKAAAEALLPKLLLTVNAIASGMGTTG is encoded by the coding sequence ATGGTCTCCTCCAGCACCCGCATCGTCGATCCCAGCAAGCTCCAGGAAGACTTCCACTTTCTTCTCGACTGCTTTCTCGAAGTGCTGCGTGAATCCGGGGATGCCCCGCTCGCGGACCAATTGGATCGCACCTTGGGCCGGGGCGAAGGCGGGGGGGAATCCGTCTCGACGGAGCGCCTGGTGCAGGCCCACTCCATCGCCTTCCAGCTCCTCAGCATGGTGGAGGAAAACGCCTCCATGCAGTTTCGCCGCCGCATCGAGGTCGATCGCGGCCTGACCGACGCGCCCGCCCTCTGGGGCCACACCTTCCAGCGGCTCAAAAACAAAGGACTGACCGACGAGCAAATCGCCCAAGTCCTCCCCGAGGTCCGAGTCGAGCTGGTCCTGACCGCTCATCCCACAGAGGCCAAACGGGCCTCCGTTCTCGATCACCACCGCAATCTCTATCTCCTCCTCGTCAAGCGGGAGAACAAAATGTGGACGCCCGATGAGCAAGCCGCCATCCGGGAAGAAGTCAAAACCCAGCTCTCCATCCTCTGGCGGACGGGCGAGGTCTATCTCGTAAAGCCAGATCTCGCCTCCGAGCGCAGCAATGTCCTCCGCTACCTCCGACACGTCTTTCCCACCGTTCTGACCCAGCTCGACATCCGCATGCGCCAGGCCTGGCAAAGCGTGGGAGGCGATCCCGAGACGCTCCGCAATCCCGGCTGCCTCCCACAGCTTCGCTTCGGCACCTGGGTCGGAGGAGACCGGGATGGGCACCCCCTGGTGACGGCCCAGGTCACCCGCAAAACCCTCCGGGATCTCCGCCTGAATGCCCTCCTCCTGCTTCATGGGCAGCTGGGCGACCTCGCCCGGCGCTTGAGCCTCTCCGGCGATCTCCAGCCTCCTCCCAAGCGCCTTCTGGCTCGCATTGAAGAACTCAAGCAGGAAATCGGGAAAGCCGGGACCGCCGCCTTCGAGCGCAATTTGGGCGAGCCCTGGCGGCAACTCCTCAGCCTCATGGTGACGCGCCTCCCGCTCCAGCCCCACCGGACCCGCCCGGACGAACTCTTTCACGACGCGCAGCACTACACCTTTGCCTCCGAAGCCGCCGCCGATCTCGAATTGCTCTACCAATCCTTGGTGGAAGTGGGCATCCCGCGGATTGCCGACGAAACCGTCCGCCCCATTCTCCGCAGCCTGCAAACCTTTGGCTTCCACTTAGCCGTTCTCGACATCCGCCAAAACAGCGCCTTTCACGACCAAGCGGTCCAGCAACTCTTGGAAGCCGCCGGGGAAGAAGACTGCGACTTCCCGAATTGGTCGGAAGAGAAGCGCCTCGCCTTCCTCAATCGAGAACTCGGCAAAGCCCGCCCCTTCACCCGTCCCGGTATGAGCCTGGGTCCCCAGGCCAGCGCGGTCATCGACTGCTACCGCGTCCTCGTGGACACCCTCAAAAGCGAAGGCCCGGCCGGCTTGGGATCGCTCATCATCAGCATGACGCGCTGCACCTCAGACCTCCTGGCCGTCTACCTCTTGGCCCGCGAAGTCGGCCTCCTGGAAATGTCAGAACAAGGTCCGCGCTGCCTTCTCCCCGTGGTCCCGCTCTTTGAAACCATTGAAGACCTCCAATCGGCCCCTGGCATCTTGGAACCCTTCCTGGCCCATCCCGTCACCAAAAACACCCTGGACCGCCAACGCTGGCCCAGGCCTGAGAGCGATCCCGTGCAGCAGGTCATGGTCGGCTACAGTGATAGCAACAAGGACGGCGGGATCTTCGCCAGCCTCTGGAACCTCTATCGCTCCCAATTCCGCTTGGCCGAACTCGGTCGTGAGCACGGGGTGCGCATTCGCTTCTTCCACGGCCGCGGCGGCACCATCAGCCGAGGCGCTGGCCCGACTCACCGCTTCATCGAAGCCCTTCCCTGGAACGCGGTCCAAGGCGATCTCCGGATGACGGAGCAAGGGGAAACCATCGCCCAAAAATACGCCAACCAAGGCACCGCCGCCTACAACCTCGAACTCCTCACGGCCGGGGCCAGCCGGGCCACCCTCTTCGAGAAACACCTGGCCGAGCCCACCCACCCCCTCGATGAAACCATGGACTGGTTGGCTGAACGAAGTCGCACCGCCTACAGCAGCCTGCTCCACCAGGAAGGCTTCGTCCCCTACTTTCGCCAAGCCACCCCCATCGACGTCATTGAAAACAGCCGCATCGGCTCGCGCCCCAGCCGCCGGACCGGGCAAGCCTCCCTCGCCGATCTCCGAGCCATCCCCTGGGTCTTCAGCTGGGGGCAGGCCCGCGTCATCCTCTCCGGATGGTATGGCATCGGCACCAGCTTGGCTGCCCTCCAGCAAGACCAGCCCAAAGCCTTCGCCAGGATTCGTGAGGAAAGCGATTGGGCTCCGCTGCGTTACATCCTCAGCAACACCACCGCGGCCATTCTCATGACGGATCGGGTCATCATGCAGGCCTACGCGGAACTGGTGGAGGAGAGCGGGCTGCGGGAGCGGTTCCTAACCCTCATTGAATCCGAACACGACCTCACCGTGAGGATGCTGGAGGCCGTCTACGGCTGCAGCATTCAAGAACGACGCCCCAACATCCACGCCCTCATGCAAGCTCGCCGAGTCGGTCTCCATCGCTTGCACCACGAGCAGATCGCGCTCCTGCGCGACTGGCGCGGCTGCCGCCCAGAGGAGGAAAAGGCCGCTGCCGAAGCCCTCTTGCCAAAGCTGCTCTTAACCGTGAACGCCATCGCCAGCGGCATGGGCACGACCGGTTGA
- a CDS encoding ATP-binding protein: protein MTGFSRLWHNLAINRPPHSSEITDSYRFSRIENLFLIGLALLALLAFWILVPRGIPLELPLVASCLDIFIAISSYLIFLMMMMVHGSKADARKTLSASSLFVVGAFSAFHAFFADQEDTQAIISLGDLVGGLVFGLILLPEALRKTFASRWTPLLFFSAALLGGSSLAFLIDSPFVRTVVDFPWFFHLPAFLGYGLGGLRLLAKHSTGRDARMLGWMGLILALSALLSPIPEMWTRLWWFAAFAKASAFLLALILFLQSIHLVLLKLWKSNEEIQTLNDKLQASVLELNATNKELKSFTYAASHDLQEPLRTISNYLGIIEEDYAKHFDPEGREYLGFTISASKRLKNLIEELLVFSRIQRSAAPLLPTSLSMMADVALSHLALAAEEENADITKEELPTIFGDETQLIYLFQNLLSNSIRYRHPERSPQIRIRSTSPPEGGWTLEFEDKGMGIPAEHHEEIFQPFHRLHAASQIPGSGLGLAICRRVMTYHQGSIHVLRSEPGRGTTIALHFPAKIQETSDLENGTQSA from the coding sequence TTGACGGGCTTCTCTCGCCTGTGGCATAATTTAGCGATCAATCGCCCTCCCCATTCCAGCGAGATCACCGACAGCTACCGGTTTTCCCGCATTGAAAACCTCTTTTTGATCGGCTTGGCCTTGCTGGCTCTGCTGGCTTTCTGGATCTTGGTTCCGCGAGGGATCCCCCTGGAGCTGCCCTTGGTGGCCTCCTGCTTGGACATCTTCATCGCCATCTCCAGCTACCTCATCTTCTTGATGATGATGATGGTTCACGGCAGCAAGGCCGATGCTCGCAAGACGCTTTCGGCTTCCTCCCTCTTTGTCGTGGGTGCCTTCAGTGCCTTCCACGCCTTTTTCGCCGACCAAGAAGACACCCAAGCCATCATCTCGTTGGGCGATTTGGTGGGAGGCCTCGTCTTTGGGTTGATCCTCCTTCCTGAAGCCCTGCGGAAGACTTTTGCCTCCCGCTGGACGCCGCTTCTCTTCTTCAGCGCTGCGCTCCTCGGCGGCAGCTCGCTGGCCTTCTTGATCGACTCCCCCTTCGTCCGGACAGTCGTCGATTTCCCATGGTTTTTCCACCTCCCGGCTTTCCTTGGCTACGGCTTGGGCGGCCTTCGTTTGCTGGCGAAACATTCCACCGGACGGGACGCACGCATGCTGGGCTGGATGGGCCTGATCCTGGCCCTCTCCGCTCTCCTAAGTCCCATTCCTGAAATGTGGACCCGTCTTTGGTGGTTTGCCGCGTTCGCGAAAGCCTCCGCCTTTCTCTTGGCTCTCATCCTTTTCCTTCAATCCATCCACCTCGTCCTGCTCAAGCTCTGGAAATCCAATGAAGAGATCCAGACCCTCAATGACAAACTGCAAGCCAGCGTCCTCGAACTGAACGCCACCAACAAAGAACTCAAATCGTTCACCTACGCCGCTTCCCACGATCTTCAGGAGCCTCTGCGCACCATTTCCAATTACCTCGGCATCATCGAAGAAGACTACGCCAAGCATTTCGATCCCGAGGGCCGGGAATACCTCGGCTTCACCATCAGCGCTTCCAAGCGACTCAAGAACCTCATCGAAGAATTGCTCGTCTTCTCCCGCATCCAACGCTCCGCCGCTCCCCTCCTTCCGACCTCGCTCTCCATGATGGCCGACGTCGCCCTCAGCCACTTGGCGCTCGCCGCGGAGGAAGAAAACGCCGACATCACCAAAGAAGAGCTGCCCACCATTTTTGGCGATGAAACCCAACTCATCTATCTCTTCCAAAACCTCCTCAGCAACTCCATCCGCTATCGCCATCCGGAACGCAGTCCCCAAATTCGCATTCGAAGCACCTCGCCGCCCGAGGGCGGGTGGACCCTTGAATTCGAGGACAAGGGCATGGGCATCCCCGCTGAACATCACGAAGAGATTTTCCAGCCCTTCCATCGCCTGCACGCCGCCAGCCAAATCCCCGGCAGCGGCCTCGGCCTGGCCATTTGCCGACGCGTCATGACCTACCACCAGGGCTCCATCCACGTGCTCCGATCGGAACCAGGCCGCGGGACCACCATCGCGCTCCACTTCCCCGCGAAAATCCAGGAAACATCCGATCTGGAAAACGGCACGCAATCCGCGTAG